The following are from one region of the Deltaproteobacteria bacterium HGW-Deltaproteobacteria-6 genome:
- a CDS encoding PhzF family phenazine biosynthesis protein, with the protein MKSCSFRKLDAFTTGASPGNPAGCVLLTSPGDISANDMQRIARELGDLVSEVGYVWPSPATDWDYELRYFSREREVNFCGHATVAIMYDLLKRGEKANHAGTVKIETPAGVLDVENRISDQNLVFIHAPLPQFFEVKPPAADVVKALNLNEGALDLSCPIASVNAGLNTLLVGLKTLSDCVDCRPDYETLRRFCSDYEIDVITLHTFDTTFKDSDVRTRVFPPLFGYLEDPATGSGNAALGYLLASRDHWREATLKIEQGMSRENPNIVILKKAGDRLQIGGQSVCRIDGKYILT; encoded by the coding sequence ATGAAATCCTGTTCATTCAGAAAATTGGATGCGTTTACAACAGGGGCATCACCGGGAAATCCCGCCGGATGCGTCTTGCTTACTTCGCCCGGTGACATCAGCGCAAATGACATGCAGCGTATTGCCCGCGAACTGGGAGATTTGGTTTCAGAGGTGGGCTATGTGTGGCCATCACCGGCAACAGACTGGGACTATGAGCTGAGATATTTTTCCCGGGAGCGGGAAGTCAATTTTTGCGGGCACGCCACGGTGGCCATCATGTATGATCTTTTAAAACGAGGAGAGAAGGCAAACCATGCCGGAACGGTCAAAATCGAGACTCCCGCTGGTGTGCTGGATGTGGAGAATCGGATTTCCGATCAGAATCTCGTTTTCATCCATGCGCCCCTTCCGCAGTTTTTTGAAGTTAAGCCCCCGGCGGCAGACGTGGTCAAAGCACTGAACCTGAACGAAGGGGCGCTGGACCTGTCATGCCCGATTGCCTCCGTCAATGCTGGGCTGAATACTCTGCTGGTGGGATTGAAGACACTATCCGATTGCGTCGATTGCCGGCCGGATTATGAAACGCTTCGCCGGTTCTGCTCAGATTATGAGATAGACGTCATCACCCTCCATACTTTCGATACAACCTTTAAAGATTCCGACGTCCGGACGCGGGTCTTCCCTCCCCTGTTCGGTTATCTGGAAGACCCGGCAACCGGCTCCGGTAATGCGGCACTCGGGTATCTACTGGCCTCAAGAGATCACTGGCGTGAAGCAACACTGAAAATTGAACAGGGGATGTCCCGCGAAAATCCGAATATTGTTATCCTGAAGAAAGCAGGTGACCGGCTGCAAATCGGCGGTCAAAGCGTCTGCCGGATTGATGGGAAATATATTCTTACATAA